GGATTATCAGGGGCAGGTGAACGGCTTCAATGCACCGCAGACCTTTGAAGAAGCGCAAGCGCTGCAACAGCGCTGCTCGATCGGCCGGCTCGTGGGCGGCGTGATCGGCGGTGGCATCGGCTATGCCGCCTCCCGCGACCAGGGCCGGACCTGGGCAGTGCCGCTTGGCGCGCTGCTGGGCTCCCAGGTGGGTTGCAATGCCGGCCAGGGACGCAGTCCGCTGCCTTGGTGATCGCGGCGCCGCCTGGCACCCTTCAGGATCAGAGGGTTGTTCTTCCCTGGGTCGATGCCGGATGTGCGCCTGGCCGATTACCGGCCTTATCCCTACGCGCTGGAGCGCACGGACCTGACCGTGCGCCTCTTCCCCGACCACGGCCTGGTGGAAGCGACCCTTTCGTTCCTTCCCGCGGCGGGGGCGTCTGCAACTGCTCAAGCCGCTTCACCGTTGGAGCTGCGGGGGGTGGGTCTGGAGCTGGAGGCTCTGGCCATCGACGGGGAACCACTTCCGCCTGCCGCCACCCACCAGGAGGAGGGGCTTCTGGTGGTGCTCCAGCCGCCGCAGCGGCCGTTCGTACTCACCAGTCGGGTGCGGATCGACCCCTACACGAACACCACCCTGGAAGGCCTCTATGCCAGCGGCGGCATGGTGACAAGCCAGTGCGAGGCCGAAGGCTTCCGCCGCATCACCTTCCACCCCGACCGACCGGATGTGCTCAGCCGCTTCCAGGTGCGGATCGAAGCGGAGCAGGAGCGCTACCCGGTGCTGCTCTCCAACGGCAATTGCCAGGCTGCCGGTGCCCTGGCCGATGGCCGCCACTTCGCGGTCTGGGACGACCCCTTCCCCAAGCCCTCCTATCTGTTCGCGCTGGTGGCCGGACGGCTTGAGGAGGTGCGCGGCAGCTTCACCACCGCCAGTGGCCGGATGGTGCAACTGCGCCTGCATGTGGAGCCGGGCGATTCCCCCTACACCGCTCATGCGATGGCCTCGCTGCAGCGGTCGATGGCCTGGGATGAGCAGGTATATGGGCTCGAATACGACCTCGATGAATACAACATCGTGGCTGTGCGCCATTTCAACATGGGCGCCATGGAGAACAAGAGCCTGAACATCTTCAACTCCAAGCTGGTGCTCGCCGATGCCGAAACCGCCACTGATGGTGAGCTCGAACGCATCGAAAGCGTGATTGCCCACGAATACTTCCACAACTGGACGGGGAATCGCATCACCTGCCGTGACTGGTTCCAGCTTTCCCTTAAGGAAGGACTCACGGTGTTTCGCGACCAATGCTTCACCGCCGATCTGCACGGTGCCGATCTCAAGCGCATCGAGGATGTGGCGATGCTGCGCAATACCCAATTCCGGGAAGATGCAGGACCCACTGCCCACCCGATTCAGCCGGATCACTATCAGGCGATCGACAATTTCTACACCACCACCATCTATGAGAAAGGTGCGGAAGTGATCCGTATGCTGCACACATTGTTGGGTCCTGCCACCTTCATGCGCGGCATGGCGCTCTATGTGCAGCGCCACGACGGCACTGCCGCCACCACTGCCGATTTCCTGCAGGCCATGCAGGACGCCGCAACGGAAGCCTCTGCGTCCACCGCCGATGGCCAGGGCGACGATCCCTCGCCGCTGCGCTTCAGTTTCGAGCAGTTCAGCCGCTGGTATCACCAGGCCGGCACCCCCGTGGTGTCGATCGATCGCCATTGGGACGGCGCCAGTGGCGCACTCGCCCTGGTGCTGCGCCAGCACACCCCCGCCACCCCGGGCCAGCCGCGCAAGCAGCCGTTGGTGATTCCCCTGGCCCTGGCCCTTGTGGGTGAGGACGGCCAGGCCCTGCCCCAGACCGGCGGATCGCCCGTCGTGCTGGAGGCCGCGGAGACCCAGCTGCGCTACGAGGGGTTGCCCCCGGGACCGACGCCGCCGGCCCTCTCGGTGCTGCGGGGCTTCTCGGCGCCCGTGCGGCTCGAGCTTGCCCGGCCGAATGCCGAACTGCTGCACCTGTTCGCCTGCGACAGCGATCCCTTCGCCCGCTGGGATGCAGGCCAGACCCTGCTGCGGCAGGCCGTGCTGGCCCGGGCCGCCGGTCGCAGCGACCCGGAACTGGAATGTGGGCTTACCGCTGCCTTTGCCGCGATCCTCACCGACAGCAGCTTGCCGCCTGCCAGCCGCAGCGCCCTGCTGGCCCTTCCCGGCATGGCCGAACTGGAGGATCTGGCCCCGGAGCCGGATCCTCCGGCGCTGTTTGCGGCCCTGCTGGACCTGGAGCGGGTCTTCGGCGCTGCCCTGGAGGAGCCGTTGCTGGACGCGCTTGCCGCCTGCCGGCCGCAGTGGGAGCAGCCCTGGCCCCAGGGGCAGGGTGAGCGGCGCCTGACCGCCACGATCTGGAGTTGGCGAGCGGCGGCCGGGGATGAGGCCGTGCGCGAGGCCGCTGCCGCTGCTGTGCAGGGGCCGTCGATGACGCTCGCCAGGGCCGGGCTGCGGGCCCTGCAGGTTCACCCCTGCGAGCAACGTCGCCGCGCGCTGGAGGCCTTCTACCAACGCTGGCAGGAGAAGCCGGTGATCCTCGATGCCTGGTTCGCGCTGGAGGCCAGCGCCCCCTTCGCCGATGGGCTGGAGCGGGCGTCAGCTCTGCTGGCCCATCCGCGCTTCGACCCGGCAGCCCCCAACGCGATCCGCGCGGTGCTGGGGGGCTTTTCTGCCAACACGCCGGTGTTCCACGCGGCCGATGGTACGGGCTATCGGTTCATGGCCGAGCAGATCGTGGCGCTCGATCGGCGCAACCCGATCACGGCGTCGCGGCTCGCGAAGCTGTTCAGCCGCTGGCAGAGCTATGCGCCGGAGCGGGCCGGGCACATGCGCGCGGCGGTGGAGCAGCTGGCTGCGGCGGATCTCTCTGCCAACACCCGCGAAGTGGTGGAGCAGTGCCGTTCGCTCGGCGCCGGCGAAGGGCTGGCGGCCTGAAGGCGATCAGCGGGGCGCCGCTCCGGCGCTGGAGGCCTGTCCCTTGGCGGGGCTCTGCCCGCGACCGAAGGCCTGGCGGTGCAATCGGGTGAACGCGTCGCGCCGGAGGGAAGCTCCCTCGGGCCCGGCGTAGGTCCCCCACAGGCCTTCCCAATAGAAATAGATCACGCCATGACCACGCTGGGCCGCCAGCTCCACCTTCTGATTGAGCGTGGCCATGTCGGGAGTGCGGCCACCGAAGCCCGCCAGGATGCCGATTTCCACGGGCAGGCCCCACTGGCGGGCCTTCACCAGCGCCGGCTGATCGAGATCACGGGCGAAACCGCGCACCGAAAAGGCGTAGTTCTGAACCACCAGGTCATCCACAAGTTTGCCCAGGGCCCAGATTTCCCAGTCCTGGAGCCAGTGGTTGTAGGCGAAGCGGAACGGTCCAGGGGACAGGCTGATCACCGCCTTGTCGTTGCTGCGGCGCAGTTCCCTTCGCAGCTCCCGCAGCAGGCCGGTGAGCTGCTGGCGCCGCCAGCTCATCCATTCGCGGTTGTTGAAATCCGTGGGAGGTTCACGCCCCTTCTCCTTGCTGAACAGGGCCCGGGTGTAGGGGTCGTAGCCCAGTTCCACCGGCCAGGCGAAGTGGTCGTCGAGCTGGATGCCGTCGACACCACAGCGCTGCACGATCTCCTGGATCAGGCCGATGAAGCGGGCGCGCACGCCGGGGTGGGCCGGGTTGAGCCACACCCGCAGATCCCGGAGCGGTGAGGTTTTCAGGTTGGCGCCGTGCATGGCATAGAGGGTGGAGCCATCGCTGCGCTGCAGCACCCACTCGGGATGACGCCGCACCACCTCCGCGTCGGCGGGCTCCATCATTCCGTATTCGAACCAGGGGATCACCTGCATGCCGCGCCGCTGGGCGGAGCGGGTGATCTGGCAGATCGGATCGAGTCCCGGAGCAGCCTTCAGCAGGGCCGGTTCGGTGGGAGCAAAGCGGCTGCGGTGGAAGGTGGTGCCCCGGCTCCACACATTCGGGTAGAGGGTGTTGAACCCGGCAGCTGCCAGTTCCTTGACGGCCTGCTCGATCCGGTTGCGGTCGTAGTAGAGGAGGCTGGGGCTGTTGGTGAGCCACACTCCCACACGCTGGCTGGAGGCGGCAGCGGGCAGCAGGCCGACCCCTTGCAGTCCTGTGGTGAGCAGGGCCGTGACCAGCACCGGCAGGGCCTTCTTCAGCCGCACCCGCAGGGGAAAGGGCGCCTCGGAGCGGTGGCGTTCGGGTGGTTTCAGCGGAACATCGAGCTCACAGAGCTTTCCTCGTGGATGCGCCAGATGGCTTCGCCCAGCATGTTGGCCACCGAAAGCACCTGCAGCTGCGGGAAGCGGCGGTCGTCGCTGATCGGGATGCTGTTGGTGACCAGCACCTCTTCGAACAGGCCGGGCTCGGAGAGCCGCTCGATCGCGGGAGGGGAGAACACCGCATGGGTGGCGCAGGCCAGCACCCGGGTGGCGCCCCGCTGGCGCAGCAGTCGGGCGCCCGCGCAGATGGTGCCGCCGGTGTCGATCATGTCGTCGATCAGGATGGCCGTCTTGCCGGCCACGTCGCCGATCACTGTGAGGCTCTCAGCCACGTTGTGGCCGGAGCGGCGCTTGTCGATGATCGCGAGCGGGGCATCGCTCATCTGCTTGGCGAAGGCCCGGGCCCGGGCCACGCCGCCCACATCCGGGGACACCACCACCACCTCGCCGAGGTCGCGGGTGCGCAGGTAATCCACCAACACGGGCGAGCCGTAGATGTGATCGCAGGGGATGTCGAAGTACCCCTGAATCTGGGAGGAGTGCAGGTCCATCGCCAGCACCCGGTCGACGCCGGATTTCACCAGCAGATTGGCCACCAGCTTGGCAGTGATCGATTCGCGGCCCGCCGTCTTGCGGTCGGCGCGGGCGTAGCCGTAGTAGGGCACCACGGCGGTGATCTGCCGGGCCGAGGCACGCCGGCAGGCATCCACCATGATCAGCAGCTCCATCAGGTGATCGTTCACCGGAGCGCAGGTGGGTTGGATCAGGAAGACATCGCAGCCGCGGATCGATTCCTGAATCTGGATA
Above is a window of Synechococcus sp. MW101C3 DNA encoding:
- a CDS encoding ribose-phosphate pyrophosphokinase, giving the protein MTRFLTADRVEQDQPPHDTRRLRLFSGTSNQALAREIGAYLGVPDGPRAIKRFADGELYIQIQESIRGCDVFLIQPTCAPVNDHLMELLIMVDACRRASARQITAVVPYYGYARADRKTAGRESITAKLVANLLVKSGVDRVLAMDLHSSQIQGYFDIPCDHIYGSPVLVDYLRTRDLGEVVVVSPDVGGVARARAFAKQMSDAPLAIIDKRRSGHNVAESLTVIGDVAGKTAILIDDMIDTGGTICAGARLLRQRGATRVLACATHAVFSPPAIERLSEPGLFEEVLVTNSIPISDDRRFPQLQVLSVANMLGEAIWRIHEESSVSSMFR
- the pepN gene encoding aminopeptidase N translates to MPDVRLADYRPYPYALERTDLTVRLFPDHGLVEATLSFLPAAGASATAQAASPLELRGVGLELEALAIDGEPLPPAATHQEEGLLVVLQPPQRPFVLTSRVRIDPYTNTTLEGLYASGGMVTSQCEAEGFRRITFHPDRPDVLSRFQVRIEAEQERYPVLLSNGNCQAAGALADGRHFAVWDDPFPKPSYLFALVAGRLEEVRGSFTTASGRMVQLRLHVEPGDSPYTAHAMASLQRSMAWDEQVYGLEYDLDEYNIVAVRHFNMGAMENKSLNIFNSKLVLADAETATDGELERIESVIAHEYFHNWTGNRITCRDWFQLSLKEGLTVFRDQCFTADLHGADLKRIEDVAMLRNTQFREDAGPTAHPIQPDHYQAIDNFYTTTIYEKGAEVIRMLHTLLGPATFMRGMALYVQRHDGTAATTADFLQAMQDAATEASASTADGQGDDPSPLRFSFEQFSRWYHQAGTPVVSIDRHWDGASGALALVLRQHTPATPGQPRKQPLVIPLALALVGEDGQALPQTGGSPVVLEAAETQLRYEGLPPGPTPPALSVLRGFSAPVRLELARPNAELLHLFACDSDPFARWDAGQTLLRQAVLARAAGRSDPELECGLTAAFAAILTDSSLPPASRSALLALPGMAELEDLAPEPDPPALFAALLDLERVFGAALEEPLLDALAACRPQWEQPWPQGQGERRLTATIWSWRAAAGDEAVREAAAAAVQGPSMTLARAGLRALQVHPCEQRRRALEAFYQRWQEKPVILDAWFALEASAPFADGLERASALLAHPRFDPAAPNAIRAVLGGFSANTPVFHAADGTGYRFMAEQIVALDRRNPITASRLAKLFSRWQSYAPERAGHMRAAVEQLAAADLSANTREVVEQCRSLGAGEGLAA
- a CDS encoding glycoside hydrolase family 10 protein; protein product: MKKALPVLVTALLTTGLQGVGLLPAAASSQRVGVWLTNSPSLLYYDRNRIEQAVKELAAAGFNTLYPNVWSRGTTFHRSRFAPTEPALLKAAPGLDPICQITRSAQRRGMQVIPWFEYGMMEPADAEVVRRHPEWVLQRSDGSTLYAMHGANLKTSPLRDLRVWLNPAHPGVRARFIGLIQEIVQRCGVDGIQLDDHFAWPVELGYDPYTRALFSKEKGREPPTDFNNREWMSWRRQQLTGLLRELRRELRRSNDKAVISLSPGPFRFAYNHWLQDWEIWALGKLVDDLVVQNYAFSVRGFARDLDQPALVKARQWGLPVEIGILAGFGGRTPDMATLNQKVELAAQRGHGVIYFYWEGLWGTYAGPEGASLRRDAFTRLHRQAFGRGQSPAKGQASSAGAAPR